The following are encoded together in the Raineyella sp. LH-20 genome:
- a CDS encoding sodium:solute symporter family transporter, whose product MPAPSMLTPLAVSYGNPLINISIFVVFVIFTMAVVITVSRNADKKAAANFYTGGAAFSGRQNGLAITGDYLSAAAFLGVTGAIAINGFDGFLYSVGFFVAWIIALTLVAEPLRNTGRYTMADVLSFRMESKPVRTAAAISTLVISFVYLLAQMAGAGGLVALLLGIKGTVGQNLVIGVVGAIMIAYVLIGGMKGTTWVQMIKAVLLVSGATIMAIWVLVYANFNVSSLLRDAIAHHTGGEAILKPGLQYGKDWATKLSFVSLAIALVTGPSGLPHVLMRFYTVPTAKEARRSAVWAINLVGLFFLVTFILGYGAIWLVGQNGGDMGNTLISGAPGKANAAAPLLALMLGGEIMMGIISGVAFATILAVVAGLTITASASFAHDIYNNVMKGGVVDAAAEVRVARITSVVIGILAVIGGIFANGQNIAFLISLAFGVAAAANLPAILFTLYWRRFNTRGSVWSIYTGLITSVVLIAFSPAISGDKSAFFPHADFAWFPLTNPTIVALPLAFLMGWLGTITAKNTADKALQAEMEVRSMTGLGAGEAIVH is encoded by the coding sequence ATGCCCGCCCCCTCGATGCTGACCCCGCTCGCGGTGTCGTACGGCAACCCGCTGATCAACATCTCCATCTTCGTGGTGTTCGTGATCTTCACCATGGCCGTGGTGATCACCGTCAGCCGCAACGCGGACAAGAAGGCCGCCGCCAACTTCTACACCGGTGGCGCCGCGTTCTCCGGCCGTCAGAACGGCCTCGCCATCACCGGTGACTACCTGTCGGCGGCTGCCTTCCTCGGCGTCACCGGAGCCATCGCCATCAACGGCTTCGACGGCTTCCTCTACTCTGTCGGCTTCTTCGTCGCGTGGATCATCGCGCTGACCCTGGTCGCCGAGCCGCTGCGCAACACCGGCCGTTACACGATGGCCGATGTGCTGTCGTTCCGGATGGAGTCCAAGCCGGTCCGTACGGCCGCCGCGATCTCCACCCTGGTGATCTCGTTCGTCTACCTGCTGGCCCAGATGGCCGGCGCGGGCGGTCTCGTCGCCCTGCTGCTCGGCATCAAGGGCACCGTCGGCCAGAACCTGGTGATCGGCGTCGTCGGCGCCATCATGATCGCGTACGTCCTGATCGGCGGCATGAAGGGCACCACCTGGGTGCAGATGATCAAGGCCGTCCTGCTGGTCTCCGGCGCGACGATCATGGCGATCTGGGTCCTCGTCTACGCCAACTTCAACGTGTCGTCGCTGCTGCGCGACGCCATCGCCCACCACACCGGCGGCGAGGCGATCCTCAAGCCCGGCCTGCAGTACGGCAAGGACTGGGCCACCAAGCTGTCGTTCGTCTCGCTGGCCATCGCGTTGGTCACCGGCCCGTCGGGCCTGCCGCACGTGCTGATGCGCTTCTACACCGTGCCCACCGCCAAGGAGGCCCGCCGCTCCGCGGTCTGGGCGATCAACCTGGTCGGCCTGTTCTTCCTCGTCACCTTCATCCTCGGCTACGGCGCCATCTGGCTCGTCGGCCAGAACGGTGGCGACATGGGCAACACGCTCATCAGCGGGGCGCCGGGCAAGGCGAACGCCGCAGCGCCCCTGCTCGCCCTGATGCTCGGTGGCGAGATCATGATGGGCATCATCTCCGGCGTCGCCTTCGCGACGATCCTCGCGGTGGTCGCCGGCCTGACCATCACCGCCTCGGCGTCCTTCGCCCACGACATCTACAACAACGTGATGAAGGGTGGCGTCGTCGACGCCGCGGCCGAGGTGCGGGTCGCGCGGATCACCTCGGTGGTCATCGGCATCCTCGCGGTGATCGGTGGGATCTTCGCCAACGGCCAGAACATCGCGTTCCTGATCTCGCTCGCCTTCGGCGTGGCGGCCGCCGCGAACCTGCCGGCGATCCTGTTCACGCTCTACTGGCGTCGGTTCAACACTCGCGGCTCGGTCTGGTCGATCTACACCGGCCTGATCACGTCGGTGGTGTTGATCGCCTTCTCGCCGGCCATCTCCGGGGACAAGTCGGCGTTCTTCCCGCACGCCGACTTCGCCTGGTTCCCGCTGACCAACCCGACGATCGTCGCGCTGCCGTTGGCCTTCCTGATGGGCTGGCTCGGCACGATCACCGCGAAGAACACCGCGGACAAGGCGCTGCAGGCCGAGATGGAGGTCCGCTCGATGACCGGTCTCGGTGCGGGTGAGGCCATCGTCCACTGA
- a CDS encoding winged helix-turn-helix domain-containing protein has product MRTALPPAAPIFRSEGQARLLAALLLSQDELSLTDLAERTQLAYPTAHREAERLLDAGVLAARRIGRTRLVRANPHSPLVPPLREILLIGTGPVVLLADALATIPRIDRAFLYGPFAARARGEIGPAPEDIEMMVIGAPDPVAVDDVCEQVEVRVGRRVNAMILSPQEWAEDSGFLRDVRERSRVAILGGLP; this is encoded by the coding sequence ATGAGGACAGCACTGCCGCCGGCCGCTCCGATCTTCCGGTCGGAGGGACAGGCGCGCCTGCTGGCCGCGCTGTTGCTCAGTCAGGACGAGTTGAGCCTCACCGACCTTGCGGAGCGTACGCAACTGGCCTACCCGACGGCGCATCGGGAGGCCGAACGGCTGCTGGATGCCGGCGTGCTGGCGGCACGCCGGATCGGACGGACCCGGCTGGTCCGGGCGAACCCGCACAGCCCACTCGTCCCCCCTCTTCGAGAGATCCTGTTGATCGGCACCGGCCCGGTCGTCCTGCTGGCGGATGCCCTCGCCACGATCCCGCGGATCGATCGTGCTTTCCTGTACGGACCGTTCGCCGCCCGGGCACGGGGCGAGATCGGCCCGGCACCCGAGGACATCGAGATGATGGTGATCGGCGCTCCCGATCCGGTCGCGGTCGACGATGTCTGTGAACAGGTCGAGGTGCGGGTCGGTCGCCGGGTCAATGCCATGATCCTCAGCCCGCAGGAGTGGGCGGAGGACTCCGGATTCCTACGGGACGTCCGCGAGCGCTCCCGGGTGGCGATCCTCGGCGGGCTGCCCTGA
- a CDS encoding NAD(P)H-quinone dehydrogenase, whose product MTKVVIIGGGPGGYEAALVGAQLGGEVTLVDSDGIGGSAVLTDCVPSKTLIATSTVMSTMEQATGQGLYAAGGDDDLTNTVLTDLGAVNTRVLQLAEAQSADIATRLVKEGVRIVRGRGRLDGTHTVVATTDLGEERLDADVILVSTGAHPRVLPDAVPDGERILDWTQVYNLTELPEHLIVVGSGVTGAEFANAYDALGIRVTLVSSRDMVLPGEDPDAARVLQDVFERRGITIISRARAVSARREGDGVVVGLEDGREVCGSHVLMAVGSIPNTAGMGLEEAGVALDRRGYVTVDKVSRTSARGVYSAGDCTGVFALASVAAMQGRIAMWHALGDAVPQLRQETIASNIFTAPEIATVGVTQKDIDEGRSHADVVMMPLASNARAKMQGFTDGFVKLFCLPVTGIVVGGVIVAPTASELIHAVSLAVAQRITVDDFAHAFTVYPSLSGSVAEAARRLHNHGRNATAALTN is encoded by the coding sequence GTGACGAAGGTTGTGATCATCGGTGGTGGACCAGGTGGATACGAAGCGGCCCTCGTGGGTGCCCAGCTCGGCGGGGAGGTGACGCTCGTCGACAGTGACGGCATCGGCGGATCCGCCGTGCTGACCGACTGCGTGCCCTCGAAGACCCTGATCGCGACGTCGACCGTCATGTCGACGATGGAGCAGGCCACCGGCCAGGGGCTGTACGCCGCCGGCGGGGACGACGACCTCACCAACACCGTGCTCACCGACCTGGGGGCGGTCAACACTCGAGTCCTCCAGTTGGCCGAGGCGCAGTCCGCCGACATCGCCACCCGCCTGGTCAAGGAGGGCGTACGGATCGTCCGCGGACGCGGCCGGCTGGACGGCACCCACACGGTGGTGGCGACGACCGACCTCGGTGAGGAGCGCCTCGACGCCGACGTCATCCTCGTCTCGACCGGCGCGCACCCGCGGGTGCTGCCCGACGCGGTGCCCGACGGCGAGCGGATCCTGGACTGGACCCAGGTCTACAACCTGACCGAGCTGCCCGAGCACCTGATCGTCGTCGGATCCGGCGTCACCGGTGCCGAGTTCGCCAACGCGTACGACGCCCTCGGCATCCGGGTCACCCTGGTCTCCTCGCGCGACATGGTGCTGCCCGGCGAGGACCCCGACGCCGCCCGGGTGCTGCAGGACGTTTTCGAGCGACGCGGCATCACCATCATCAGCCGTGCCCGCGCGGTGTCCGCCCGGCGCGAGGGTGACGGGGTGGTCGTCGGCCTCGAGGACGGCCGCGAGGTGTGCGGATCGCACGTCCTGATGGCGGTCGGCTCCATCCCGAACACCGCCGGGATGGGCCTGGAGGAGGCCGGCGTCGCGCTCGACCGACGTGGCTACGTCACCGTGGACAAGGTGTCGCGCACTTCCGCGCGGGGCGTCTACTCGGCCGGCGACTGCACCGGCGTCTTCGCCCTCGCCTCGGTCGCCGCCATGCAGGGGCGGATCGCGATGTGGCATGCGCTCGGCGACGCCGTGCCGCAGCTGCGCCAGGAGACGATCGCCTCCAACATCTTCACCGCACCGGAGATCGCCACCGTCGGCGTCACCCAGAAGGACATCGACGAGGGCCGTTCGCACGCCGACGTCGTGATGATGCCATTGGCGTCCAACGCCCGGGCCAAGATGCAGGGCTTCACCGACGGTTTCGTGAAGCTGTTCTGCCTGCCGGTCACCGGCATCGTCGTCGGTGGCGTGATCGTCGCCCCGACCGCGTCGGAGCTGATCCATGCCGTGTCGCTCGCGGTGGCGCAGCGGATCACCGTCGACGACTTCGCGCACGCGTTCACCGTCTACCCGTCGCTGTCGGGCTCGGTCGCCGAGGCCGCCCGGCGGCTGCACAACCACGGTCGCAACGCCACGGCTGCCCTGACCAACTGA
- a CDS encoding purine-cytosine permease family protein: MSVESPQLPTAEPGGGAVEAPLVLSTEPPRTLGAWAQTALWANLGISLFGPLTGALIGLSVGSVGLGILATVVGCAIGAVILGGAATFGAVTGAPSMVALRGLLGRRGSTVPTVLNILQNIGWGTMELIVISTTAATILGAAWRWPFVLVAGAITTVMAVRPLGSVRMLRTIMVWLVIACSVYLFVMVLREPTHPIDQSNVIGFWPAVDLAVAGVVSFAPLAADYSRHSRSTRAAFTGAAVGYGLAAIAFYALGVLAVAHLTGDLSDAKLIGALVGLPAGGLALFILMVDEVDEAFANIYSTTMSVHNLAPNVDRRVLSVVIGVICTLLAGLMDFSRYQSFLYLIGSVFVPLFTVAVVDFALLRRGHWDVTDRAPFRWGPVVAWLAGFLAYQLIYPGDVPGWSDLWAGLAAAIHVTAPVWLGSSVGAIVVSGVVMALIGLVGRARSRTVDAS, encoded by the coding sequence ATGTCCGTTGAATCACCGCAATTGCCGACCGCCGAGCCCGGTGGCGGAGCCGTCGAGGCGCCGCTGGTGCTCAGCACCGAACCGCCCCGTACGCTCGGCGCCTGGGCACAGACCGCCCTGTGGGCCAACCTCGGGATCTCGCTCTTCGGCCCACTCACCGGCGCCCTGATCGGGCTGTCGGTGGGCTCGGTCGGCCTGGGCATCCTCGCCACCGTCGTCGGCTGCGCGATCGGCGCGGTCATCCTCGGCGGGGCGGCCACCTTCGGCGCGGTCACCGGTGCCCCCTCGATGGTGGCACTGCGTGGCCTGCTCGGCCGCCGGGGCTCGACGGTGCCGACCGTGCTCAACATCCTGCAGAACATCGGCTGGGGCACGATGGAGCTCATCGTGATCTCCACGACCGCGGCGACCATCCTCGGCGCTGCCTGGCGGTGGCCGTTCGTGCTGGTCGCCGGGGCGATCACCACGGTGATGGCCGTACGCCCCCTCGGGTCGGTCAGGATGCTGCGCACCATCATGGTGTGGCTGGTGATCGCCTGCTCGGTGTACCTGTTCGTGATGGTGCTGCGCGAGCCGACGCACCCGATCGACCAGTCGAACGTGATCGGCTTCTGGCCGGCGGTCGACCTGGCCGTGGCCGGGGTGGTCTCGTTCGCCCCGCTCGCCGCCGACTACTCGCGCCACTCCCGCTCCACCCGAGCGGCGTTCACCGGAGCAGCCGTCGGCTACGGCCTCGCCGCCATCGCCTTCTACGCGCTCGGCGTGCTGGCCGTCGCCCACCTCACCGGTGACCTGTCCGACGCGAAGCTGATCGGCGCCCTCGTCGGGTTGCCGGCCGGCGGCCTCGCACTGTTCATCCTGATGGTCGACGAGGTGGACGAGGCGTTCGCGAACATCTACTCGACCACCATGTCGGTGCACAACTTGGCGCCGAATGTCGATCGCCGGGTGCTCTCGGTCGTGATCGGCGTGATCTGCACACTGCTGGCCGGACTGATGGACTTCTCCCGCTACCAGAGCTTCCTCTACCTGATCGGGTCGGTGTTCGTGCCGCTGTTCACCGTCGCGGTGGTCGACTTCGCCCTGCTCCGGCGCGGCCACTGGGACGTGACGGACCGGGCCCCGTTCCGGTGGGGCCCGGTGGTGGCCTGGCTGGCCGGGTTCCTCGCCTACCAGCTGATCTACCCCGGCGACGTACCGGGCTGGTCGGACCTGTGGGCCGGTCTGGCCGCGGCGATCCACGTCACCGCGCCGGTCTGGCTCGGCTCCTCCGTGGGTGCCATCGTGGTGTCCGGGGTGGTGATGGCGTTGATCGGGCTGGTCGGGCGCGCGCGGAGCCGTACGGTCGACGCCAGCTGA
- a CDS encoding purine-nucleoside phosphorylase, whose protein sequence is MSETQRFPGTHSPASTPPGAAAVDPATLDTGTPEPHPTATPGGPAGTPDDLAAAAATTLRQALGIDRADLAVVLGSGWAEARDALGTTLATVRLAELPGFRTPIVAGHGGELMAVRTSTGAIALLFTGRTHLYEGRGVDAVVHGVRTAAAAGARVLVLTNGCGSTRPEWGPGTPVMLRDHINLTGATPLHGPTFVSMSDAYSPRLRAVLHALRPGMPEGVYAQFHGPQYETPAEVEFARRIGGDLVGMSTALETIAAREKGLEVLGLSLVTNLAAGVSEQPLDHAEVLAAGAAAGPRLRALLADLMAVL, encoded by the coding sequence ATGAGCGAGACCCAGCGGTTCCCGGGCACGCACTCCCCCGCCTCGACACCCCCCGGTGCCGCAGCGGTCGACCCTGCGACGCTCGACACCGGCACCCCCGAGCCGCATCCAACCGCCACGCCTGGCGGGCCCGCCGGCACCCCCGACGACCTCGCCGCCGCGGCCGCGACGACACTGCGGCAGGCCCTCGGGATCGACCGCGCCGACCTGGCCGTCGTCCTCGGTTCAGGCTGGGCGGAGGCCCGCGACGCGCTGGGCACGACGCTGGCCACCGTGCGGCTGGCAGAGCTTCCGGGCTTCCGCACACCGATCGTCGCCGGACACGGTGGTGAGTTGATGGCGGTCCGCACGTCGACCGGCGCGATCGCACTGCTCTTCACCGGGCGTACGCACCTCTACGAGGGACGCGGCGTCGACGCCGTCGTGCACGGCGTCCGCACGGCAGCAGCGGCCGGCGCCCGGGTGCTGGTGCTCACCAACGGCTGCGGCTCCACCCGACCGGAGTGGGGACCGGGCACCCCGGTGATGCTGCGCGACCACATCAACCTCACCGGCGCCACGCCGCTGCACGGACCGACCTTCGTGAGCATGTCCGACGCCTACTCCCCCCGACTGCGGGCCGTCCTGCACGCGCTCCGCCCCGGGATGCCGGAAGGGGTGTACGCGCAGTTCCACGGCCCGCAGTACGAGACCCCCGCCGAGGTCGAGTTCGCCCGACGGATCGGCGGCGACCTGGTGGGGATGTCCACCGCACTGGAGACCATCGCGGCCCGGGAGAAGGGCCTGGAGGTGCTCGGCCTGTCCCTGGTCACCAACCTCGCCGCCGGCGTGTCCGAGCAGCCCCTCGACCACGCCGAGGTGCTCGCCGCCGGGGCTGCGGCCGGGCCCCGGCTCCGGGCACTGCTCGCCGACCTGATGGCGGTCCTGTGA
- the metG gene encoding methionine--tRNA ligase: MTSSRVLTAVAWPYANGPRHIGHVSGFGVPSDVYARYMRMSGHQVLMVSGTDEHGTPISVQAENEGVPVRELADKYNRIIVEDLQGLGLSYDLFTRTTTKNHYRVTQEIFLSLHRNGYVVARPTRGAISPSTGRTLPDRYIEGTCPICGYESARGDQCDNCGNQLDPIDLKNPRSRINGETPQFVETEHFFLDLPALAESLTEWLKTREDWRPNVIKFSQHLIDDLRPRAITRDLDWGVPVPLDGWRDEPMKRLYVWFDAVIGYLSASIEWAARTGDPDAWKAWWQDPETVASYFMGKDNIVFHSVIWPGILLGHNGQGDRGGEPGTFGVLDLPTEVVSSEYLTMSGSKFSSSRGHVIYVGDFLREFGPDALRYFIAVAGPENQDTDFTWEEFVRRNNTELAAQWGNLVNRAVSMAWKNVGAIPQPGELQDVDRTLLDASRAAFDVVGEALSHSHFKHGITEVMRIVGLANQYLSETEPWKLKDDPARRDTVLWTVLQVVADCNVMFTPFLPHAAQKIYTMLGGEGVWAALPEVRTVSEDGGPDYPVLMGDYASAAAVWASQPIVAGTPLAKPEPLFAKLDDALAENGPAWAPIEATV; encoded by the coding sequence ATGACTTCATCCCGTGTGCTGACCGCTGTTGCCTGGCCGTACGCGAACGGACCTCGCCACATCGGCCATGTGTCCGGCTTCGGCGTACCCTCCGATGTCTACGCGCGGTACATGCGGATGAGCGGCCACCAGGTGCTGATGGTGTCGGGCACCGACGAACACGGCACCCCGATCTCCGTGCAGGCCGAGAACGAGGGCGTCCCGGTCCGCGAGCTCGCCGACAAGTACAACAGGATCATCGTCGAGGACCTGCAGGGGCTCGGCCTGTCGTACGACCTGTTCACCCGGACCACGACGAAGAACCACTACCGGGTCACCCAGGAGATCTTCCTGTCCCTGCACCGCAACGGGTACGTGGTCGCCCGCCCCACCCGCGGTGCGATCAGCCCGTCGACCGGGCGTACGCTGCCCGACCGCTACATCGAGGGCACCTGTCCGATCTGCGGCTACGAGAGTGCCCGCGGCGACCAGTGCGACAACTGCGGCAACCAGCTCGACCCGATCGACCTGAAGAACCCGCGCTCCCGGATCAACGGCGAGACACCGCAGTTCGTCGAGACCGAGCACTTCTTCCTCGACCTGCCGGCGCTGGCCGAGTCGCTGACCGAGTGGCTGAAGACCCGCGAGGACTGGCGGCCCAACGTCATCAAGTTCTCCCAGCACCTGATCGACGACCTCCGCCCGCGGGCCATCACCCGCGACCTCGACTGGGGCGTCCCGGTGCCGCTGGACGGTTGGCGCGACGAGCCGATGAAGCGGCTCTACGTCTGGTTCGACGCCGTGATCGGCTACCTGTCGGCGAGCATCGAGTGGGCCGCCCGGACCGGCGACCCGGACGCCTGGAAGGCGTGGTGGCAGGACCCGGAGACCGTCGCGTCGTACTTCATGGGCAAGGACAACATCGTCTTCCACTCCGTCATCTGGCCCGGCATCCTGCTCGGCCACAACGGCCAGGGGGATCGCGGTGGCGAGCCGGGCACGTTCGGCGTGCTGGACCTGCCCACCGAGGTCGTCTCCTCGGAGTACCTGACGATGAGCGGCTCGAAGTTCTCCTCGTCGCGGGGCCATGTGATCTACGTCGGTGACTTCCTGCGCGAGTTCGGCCCGGACGCCCTGCGCTACTTCATCGCGGTCGCCGGCCCGGAGAACCAGGACACCGACTTCACCTGGGAGGAGTTCGTCCGCCGCAACAACACCGAGCTGGCCGCCCAGTGGGGCAACCTGGTCAACCGGGCCGTCTCGATGGCATGGAAGAACGTCGGCGCGATCCCGCAGCCCGGTGAGCTGCAGGACGTGGACCGTACGCTCCTCGACGCCTCGCGGGCAGCGTTCGACGTCGTGGGCGAGGCACTGTCGCACAGCCACTTCAAGCACGGCATCACCGAGGTGATGCGGATCGTCGGCCTGGCGAACCAGTACCTCTCCGAGACCGAGCCGTGGAAGCTGAAGGACGATCCGGCCCGCCGTGACACCGTGCTGTGGACGGTGCTGCAGGTGGTGGCCGACTGCAACGTGATGTTCACCCCGTTCCTGCCGCACGCGGCGCAGAAGATCTACACGATGCTCGGCGGCGAGGGTGTCTGGGCGGCGCTGCCCGAGGTCCGTACGGTCTCCGAGGACGGTGGCCCCGACTATCCGGTGCTGATGGGCGACTACGCCTCGGCGGCGGCCGTCTGGGCGTCGCAGCCGATCGTCGCCGGCACACCGCTGGCCAAGCCGGAGCCGCTGTTCGCCAAGCTCGACGACGCGCTGGCCGAGAACGGGCCGGCGTGGGCGCCGATCGAGGCCACCGTCTGA
- a CDS encoding DUF485 domain-containing protein — protein sequence MTPHTQSPLSGEVPEAEANLPKHHAPLPEIWDKDRAGLHDPEDIDFVAVQNSAEYRELRSSHVRFAFPMVIVFVGYYFVFVLLSTYAPGFMGARIGGSYIPWGVPLGLLAFASTWFVTWAYVRHANRNLDPRSAALRERLEQKGAL from the coding sequence ATGACGCCGCACACCCAGTCTCCGCTGTCCGGCGAGGTGCCGGAAGCGGAGGCCAATCTTCCGAAGCACCATGCACCCCTCCCGGAGATCTGGGACAAGGACCGCGCAGGGCTTCACGATCCCGAGGACATCGATTTCGTCGCTGTCCAGAACTCTGCGGAATACCGGGAACTCCGCAGCTCGCACGTACGGTTCGCCTTCCCGATGGTGATCGTCTTCGTGGGCTACTACTTCGTCTTCGTCCTGCTGTCGACCTACGCGCCCGGCTTCATGGGCGCCCGGATCGGCGGCAGCTACATCCCCTGGGGCGTGCCGCTGGGGCTGTTGGCCTTCGCCAGCACCTGGTTCGTGACGTGGGCCTACGTCCGCCACGCCAACCGCAACCTCGACCCCCGGTCCGCCGCGCTGCGTGAGCGCCTGGAGCAGAAGGGTGCCCTGTGA
- a CDS encoding acetyl/propionyl/methylcrotonyl-CoA carboxylase subunit alpha: MSKVLIANRGEIAVRVIRAARDEGIASVAVYADPDADALFVKLADEAYALGGATPAESYLDMGKIIEVARRSGADAVHPGYGFLAENADFAQAVIDAGLIWIGPSPQSIRDLGDKVAARHIALHVGAPLVPGTADPVANADEVVAFAREHGLPIAIKAAFGGGGRGLKVARTLEEVPELFESATREAVTAFGRGECFVERYLDKPRHVETQCLADQHGNVVVVSTRDCSLQRRHQKLVEEAPAPFLTEDQQHRLYEASKAILREAGYVGAGTCEFLVGQDGMISFLEVNTRLQVEHPVSEEVSGLDLVREMFRIANGEELGFGDPELRGHSFEFRINAEDPGRNFMPAPGTVTEFVAPQGPGVRFDDGYRKGMTVPGSFDSLVGKLIVTGATRDQALQRARRALDELVLEGMPTAIPFHRVVIDDPAFTAADGTFGVHTRWIETEFDNQIPQYEGAPGEATEAEEKRTVVVEVNGKRVEVSLPAGLGTMSGGSTAAKKPKRQKSKSAVKEASGNSVTAPMQGTVVKVAVTDGQEVNEGDLVVVLEAMKMEQPINAHRTGIISALVVEGGQTVQSGEVMCEIIDAE; the protein is encoded by the coding sequence ATCAGCAAGGTGCTCATCGCGAACCGAGGAGAGATCGCCGTCCGCGTGATCCGCGCTGCGCGCGACGAGGGGATCGCCAGCGTCGCTGTCTACGCCGATCCCGACGCCGACGCTTTGTTCGTGAAGCTCGCCGACGAGGCGTACGCCCTGGGGGGTGCCACTCCGGCCGAGTCGTACCTCGACATGGGCAAGATCATCGAGGTGGCCCGGCGCAGTGGCGCCGATGCCGTGCACCCCGGTTACGGCTTCCTGGCCGAGAACGCCGACTTCGCCCAGGCTGTCATCGACGCCGGGCTGATCTGGATCGGCCCCTCCCCGCAGTCGATCCGCGACCTCGGCGACAAGGTCGCCGCCCGTCACATCGCTCTCCACGTCGGCGCACCGCTGGTTCCCGGTACCGCGGACCCGGTCGCGAACGCCGACGAGGTCGTCGCCTTCGCCCGCGAGCACGGTCTGCCGATCGCCATCAAGGCCGCGTTCGGTGGCGGTGGCCGTGGCCTCAAGGTCGCCCGCACCCTGGAGGAGGTGCCCGAGCTCTTCGAGTCGGCCACCCGCGAGGCCGTCACCGCCTTCGGTCGCGGCGAGTGCTTCGTCGAGCGCTACCTGGACAAGCCCCGCCACGTCGAGACCCAGTGCCTCGCCGACCAGCACGGCAACGTCGTCGTGGTCTCCACCCGTGACTGCTCGCTGCAGCGCCGCCACCAGAAGCTCGTCGAGGAGGCTCCGGCGCCGTTCCTCACCGAGGACCAGCAGCACCGTCTCTACGAGGCGTCCAAGGCGATCCTCCGCGAGGCCGGCTACGTCGGTGCCGGCACCTGCGAGTTCCTGGTCGGCCAGGACGGGATGATCTCCTTCCTCGAGGTGAACACCCGCCTCCAGGTGGAGCACCCGGTCTCCGAGGAGGTCTCCGGCCTCGACCTGGTCCGCGAGATGTTCCGCATCGCCAACGGCGAGGAGCTCGGCTTCGGCGATCCGGAGCTGCGCGGCCACTCCTTCGAGTTCCGCATCAACGCCGAGGATCCGGGCCGCAACTTCATGCCGGCCCCGGGCACCGTCACCGAGTTCGTCGCTCCGCAGGGCCCCGGTGTCCGTTTCGACGACGGCTACCGCAAGGGGATGACCGTCCCCGGCTCGTTCGACTCGCTGGTCGGCAAGCTCATCGTCACCGGCGCCACCCGTGACCAGGCGCTGCAGCGCGCCCGTCGCGCTCTGGACGAGCTGGTCCTCGAAGGCATGCCGACCGCCATCCCGTTCCACCGCGTCGTCATCGACGACCCGGCATTCACCGCGGCCGACGGCACGTTCGGTGTGCACACCCGCTGGATCGAGACCGAGTTCGACAACCAGATCCCGCAGTACGAGGGCGCGCCGGGCGAGGCCACCGAGGCCGAGGAGAAGCGCACCGTCGTCGTCGAGGTCAACGGCAAGCGTGTCGAGGTCAGCCTGCCTGCCGGCCTGGGCACCATGAGCGGCGGCTCGACCGCGGCCAAGAAGCCGAAGCGCCAGAAGTCGAAGTCGGCCGTCAAGGAGGCCTCGGGCAACTCGGTCACCGCGCCGATGCAGGGCACCGTGGTCAAGGTCGCCGTGACCGACGGCCAGGAGGTCAACGAGGGTGATCTGGTCGTCGTCCTCGAGGCGATGAAGATGGAGCAGCCGATCAACGCTCACCGTACGGGCATCATCTCCGCCCTGGTCGTCGAGGGCGGGCAGACCGTCCAGTCCGGCGAGGTGATGTGCGAGATCATCGACGCCGAGTGA